The following proteins are encoded in a genomic region of Gossypium hirsutum isolate 1008001.06 chromosome D05, Gossypium_hirsutum_v2.1, whole genome shotgun sequence:
- the LOC107904341 gene encoding protein PIN-LIKES 3 isoform X1 yields the protein MGFLDLLVVALVPILKVLLVTGVGLFLGIEKINLLGPEARDYLNKIVFYVLSPCLLFSNLAETITYKSLVTLWFMPLNVLLTFLVGSALGWILAKLTKTPRHLQGIVIGCCSTGNLGNLLLIVFPDICDESNSPFSKLSTCSTDAEAYASLSMAVGAIFTWAYAYPLVSSYVIKNTEHSAIQSSEPSPDSCTEPLLSPSDSQISEDNSVVLELPLTNMQDGKKMSFKEKIAGCIKCITSKIDLEKVFVPSTVASIAGLIIGIVSPFRKVLIADNALLRVIDSSAALIGQAAIPSMTLIMGANLLKGLQRSEMSMVVILGVVAVRNICLPLLGIGVVQGAHHLGVVGSDALYRFVLMFQYAVPPAINVGTMTQLFKSGQGETSVILLWSYSVAAISLTLWSTLYMSLVSSSSTK from the exons ATGGGATTCTTGGATCTATTAGTTGTGGCATTGGTGCCAATTCTAAAAGTGTTACTGGTAACTGGTGTTGGTTTGTTTCTTGGCATAGAAAAGATCAACCTGTTGGGGCCGGAGGCAAGAGACTACTTGAATAAA ATTGTATTCTATGTATTAAGTCCTTGCCTCTTATTCAGCAACTTGGCCGAGACAATCACTTACAAAAGTTTGGTTACCTT ATGGTTCATGCCACTCAATGTTCTTCTAACATTTCTCGTTGGCTCAGCTCTTGGTTGGATTCTTGCAAAACTAACTAAAACTCCTAGACACCTTCAAGGAATCGTCATCGGTTGTTGTTCCACAG GAAACTTGGGAAACTTGCTTCTCATTGTTTTTCCAGACATATGCGATGAGTCGAATAGTCCATTTTCAAAGTTATCTACTTGCTCTACCGATGCCGAGGCATATGCTTCACTATCCATGGCA GTAGGAGCCATTTTTACTTGGGCATATGCGTATCCTTTGGTGAGCTCTTATGTTATTAAGAATACGGAGCACAGCGCTATCCAGTCCTCCGAACCATCTCCCGACAGTTGCACGGAACCGCTACTATCACCTAGTGATAGCCAAATTTCTGAAGACAACTCGGTGGTACTCGAACTGCCTCTAACTAATATGCAGGACGGAAAAAAG ATGTCATTCAAAGAGAAGATTGCTGGGTGTATAAAGTGCATTACGAGTAAGATCGACCTAGAGAAGGTGTTCGTACCATCGACTGTTGCATCG ATAGCCGGGTTAATCATCGGGATAGTCTCTCCGTTCCGGAAAGTACTGATAGCAGACAATGCACTTCTTCGAGTAATCGATAGTTCAGCAGCTCTGATAGG GCAGGCAGCCATTCCATCAATGACCTTGATAATGGGGGCAAACCTTTTAAAAG GTCTACAAAGATCAGAAATGAGTATGGTGGTGATTTTAGGGGTAGTTGCAGTTCGGAACATTTGCTTGCCATTGTTGGGGATCGGTGTTGTTCAAGGTGCACACCATTTGGGCGTGGTTGGATCGGATGCTTTATATCGATTTGTTCTAATGTTTCAATATGCTGTTCCCCCTGCAATCAATGTCG GTACAATGACACAACTATTTAAAAGTGGACAAGGTGAAACATCTGTGATTTTGTTATGGTCATATTCTGTAGCTGCCATCTCTCTAACACTTTGGTCAACACTGTACATGTCTCTTGTCTCTAGTTCCTCCACCAAATAA
- the LOC107904341 gene encoding protein PIN-LIKES 3 isoform X2 — protein MPLNVLLTFLVGSALGWILAKLTKTPRHLQGIVIGCCSTGNLGNLLLIVFPDICDESNSPFSKLSTCSTDAEAYASLSMAVGAIFTWAYAYPLVSSYVIKNTEHSAIQSSEPSPDSCTEPLLSPSDSQISEDNSVVLELPLTNMQDGKKMSFKEKIAGCIKCITSKIDLEKVFVPSTVASIAGLIIGIVSPFRKVLIADNALLRVIDSSAALIGQAAIPSMTLIMGANLLKGLQRSEMSMVVILGVVAVRNICLPLLGIGVVQGAHHLGVVGSDALYRFVLMFQYAVPPAINVGTMTQLFKSGQGETSVILLWSYSVAAISLTLWSTLYMSLVSSSSTK, from the exons ATGCCACTCAATGTTCTTCTAACATTTCTCGTTGGCTCAGCTCTTGGTTGGATTCTTGCAAAACTAACTAAAACTCCTAGACACCTTCAAGGAATCGTCATCGGTTGTTGTTCCACAG GAAACTTGGGAAACTTGCTTCTCATTGTTTTTCCAGACATATGCGATGAGTCGAATAGTCCATTTTCAAAGTTATCTACTTGCTCTACCGATGCCGAGGCATATGCTTCACTATCCATGGCA GTAGGAGCCATTTTTACTTGGGCATATGCGTATCCTTTGGTGAGCTCTTATGTTATTAAGAATACGGAGCACAGCGCTATCCAGTCCTCCGAACCATCTCCCGACAGTTGCACGGAACCGCTACTATCACCTAGTGATAGCCAAATTTCTGAAGACAACTCGGTGGTACTCGAACTGCCTCTAACTAATATGCAGGACGGAAAAAAG ATGTCATTCAAAGAGAAGATTGCTGGGTGTATAAAGTGCATTACGAGTAAGATCGACCTAGAGAAGGTGTTCGTACCATCGACTGTTGCATCG ATAGCCGGGTTAATCATCGGGATAGTCTCTCCGTTCCGGAAAGTACTGATAGCAGACAATGCACTTCTTCGAGTAATCGATAGTTCAGCAGCTCTGATAGG GCAGGCAGCCATTCCATCAATGACCTTGATAATGGGGGCAAACCTTTTAAAAG GTCTACAAAGATCAGAAATGAGTATGGTGGTGATTTTAGGGGTAGTTGCAGTTCGGAACATTTGCTTGCCATTGTTGGGGATCGGTGTTGTTCAAGGTGCACACCATTTGGGCGTGGTTGGATCGGATGCTTTATATCGATTTGTTCTAATGTTTCAATATGCTGTTCCCCCTGCAATCAATGTCG GTACAATGACACAACTATTTAAAAGTGGACAAGGTGAAACATCTGTGATTTTGTTATGGTCATATTCTGTAGCTGCCATCTCTCTAACACTTTGGTCAACACTGTACATGTCTCTTGTCTCTAGTTCCTCCACCAAATAA